A single region of the Anticarsia gemmatalis isolate Benzon Research Colony breed Stoneville strain chromosome 19, ilAntGemm2 primary, whole genome shotgun sequence genome encodes:
- the LOC142981087 gene encoding uncharacterized protein LOC142981087: protein MCRNRTLLCLILVVLLKIVSGIFFKPSTDVSGIDAVKKAPRLNFPWLWMGMWCNGCPPRGCEDDEAIIHGYCCGCAYSLDNLPVICPEFLQCPLNLHGLCHDYEYMMRCCC from the exons ATGTGTCGAAACAGAACATTGctgtgtttaattttagtaGTGCTTCTTAAAATCGTGTCtggaatatttttcaaaccgTCGACTGATGTAAGTGGGATTGATGCTGTTAAAAAGGCGCCGAGAT TGAACTTTCCCTGGTTATGGATGGGAATGTGGTGCAATGGATGTCCACCGCGCGGCTGTGAAGACGACGAGGCGATCATACATGGATACTGCTGCGGGTGCGCTTATAGTTTAg ATAATTTACCTGTAATTTGTCCAGAATTTCTTCAGTGTCCGCTCAACCTGCACGGACTCTGTCATGACTACGAGTATATGATGAGATGTTGCTGCTAA
- the LOC142981085 gene encoding uncharacterized protein LOC142981085, producing the protein MRRGHIGISGWRNENQRHFRPRAGGSPRFRPPRNYQCVEVPRFPPPGPRLHRGSHPYNTHSGRSDEHRPSDQHDRNNYRNHSHHQNIPSRIQDRGHQQRSRLDYSYTHSSLTQDDNNQSNTYNTPPNFYKDNQLETFHINSLGDVDHRQLSNVPQSQDTFSSHRINPWVNPPPPYYEDQSPQKYYRPHDNERQSTEGNRIPSLDYTGHRPPSSDYYGSTSGTTVNNNNTSFSRSVDDTVDLVRKRLMNRNDPQRLSQDALTNQSTIEQETRENSNQHVQQEPPVKKRVQKQRQNVKSNCDKMKSNIVHQLFKMDKDKMHKLMDDPGSSSKFEYAISSLITESQNSLNRHMRSVAEKSLVSSSSDFIHNDNNTIYEDTFMKQMQCLLDPQDTVLLEDIKPLVMAELSKVLQLDDFDPRYDVEEQYAQTTRTDQVNYPSFDQYNYNEFPQERHYDVDQRIPSLFENPIAAADVIDNPSQTQNYDYNFVEVKQEKDYEEPRPLFERRPSKKKDHNEERRQSVESLKLRRSLDNPINSLFPASEEAPPLFDCNAQLSEEEDTFAELDRQYHVAVDHTFNDDVSARTTPVPGPEVSAPTVKTEVVSQLETFIKSPLALFSSSGTDKQAEPKTLPRIKQEIIQSPDFPKENVYSKDAVNNAQRLEPMNSKQDQAPSCKPPAKEAEKSEPPTISKTSQSNSRKRSIDQRPSHRKEKRKKSESSNTEPKTSHRHNSNISQDRHPKVLENPKPSEAPKSYYSIFKPRDVSTKDQPKDDKRTDTAEKAYSDKYVKRKDTRKSKEREPKKRTSSSSSQTILSPKESNNTSVTTPTKGDPKTKLKPIDMFVEQPKKVSLHQAHRNTAPTPVVPPKPVEEIKSKQASVSTQKQPQVKHASTQVIKRVISKETQTFESKVVTARFCQTDKPDVVSIGVQTPRVFDKVKPKPVDALERMKEIDMEIQDLLQEKFKLYHNLESGVACPDAMNLGMTVVNYHEDGRADIKEIPFRDSVTPNPDSIAEDFTNIPVEELEEIALETVEHENLDETKVEKRSARQKALQQQRMNSESPSSTCSRRSRKKTKTPNISLIEQIITDDRPLEDIISLDDLETASPKHRKRPQRPQPKKKPSKKSKPVPSPQQKESYDIKECSVLLIQTDMTKYLKELENQPQFETSVHIEVLGGSDSCGESSEKPKSSRSAIVEDNVVNDLQFDMLDVSEDIVIGESCDMKDKQAATISEDLILDNSQSSADDVFSSEAGQHENECKTYDYSNDEELRRDSLTVTGHLDAVLAIECIETDFIAACLDGNVYHFSGDGQLLNTMRGSNLAVTCLTIVKEKYGTTVYTGSLDSRIRYYDLETGLEKGPECNVLSPIQTMDRAWDTVFVGTRTGFVLQFECKNNMLIPVSTVKFSEQAILALRAMKEGPRKVLLVASRSENVTVKDAQTGLLLRTLVGPKMTVYTLLFEDGKVYCGTSSHQIHVFDYASGSHTGCHEGGKGAVCLRATGGLVFAGCYDGCVYVYREGDTRPLAQLRGPSLMLLSLAVVGSKIIAGYKDRSLYIWKIPLNILQEMIL; encoded by the exons atgaggCGAGGTCACATAGGCATCAGTGGATGGCGAAATGAAAATCAAAGGCATTTTAGGCCCAGAGCTGGTGGATCACCGCGATTTAGACCACCCAGGAATTATCAATGCGTAGAGGTCCCAAG ATTCCCGCCACCCGGTCCACGGCTGCACCGAGGCTCACATCCTTACAATACTCACTCAGGACGTTCAGACGAACACAGGCCGTCAGACCAGCATGATAGGAACAACTACAGAAACCACAGTCACCATCAAAACATACCTAGTAGAATACAGGACCGTGGTCATCAACAAAGATCCAGACTTGACTATTCTTATACTCACTCTAGTCTAACACAAGATGACAATAATCAGAGCAATACATATAACACTCCACCAAACTTCTACAAAGACAATCAACTTGAAACATTTCACATAAACAGTTTGGGAGATGTTGACCATCGGCAGCTAAGCAACGTGCCTCAATCTCAGGACACATTCAGTTCTCATAGAATAAATCCTTGGGTCAATCCTCCACCTCCATACTATGAAGATCAGAGTCCACAAAAGTATTATAGACCCCATGACAATGAAAGACAGAGTACAGAAGGCAATAGGATACCTTCTCTAGATTACACTGGTCATCGGCCACCATCATCAGACTATTATGGCAGCACTTCAGGCACAACtgttaataataacaatacctCATTCAGCCGGTCTGTCGATGACACTGTAGATTTAGTACGCAAAAGGCTGATGAATCGCAATGACCCACAGAGGTTATCACAGGATGCTTTGACTAACCAGAGTACCATTGAACAAGAAACAAGGGAGAATTCAAATCAACATGTTCAGCAAGAGCCGCCAGTAAAGAAGCGAGTGCAAAAACAGAGGCAGAATGTTAAATCAAATTGTGacaaaatgaaatcaaatattgttcatcaattatttaaaatggatAAAGATAAGATGCATAAATTAATGGACGATCCAGGGTCGTCATCTAAATTTGAATATGCAATCAGCAGTCTAATAACTGAGTCTCAAAATAGTTTAAATCGCCACATGAGATCTGTTGCTGAGAAATCTCTAGTCAGTTCTAGCAGTGACTTTATCCACAATGATAATAACACTATTTATGAAGACACTTTTATGAAACAAATGCAGTGCCTTCTGGACCCTCAAGATACAGTCTTGTTGGAAGATATTAAACCATTAGTAATGGCTGAACTGAGTAAAGTGCTACAGTTGGATGATTTTGATCCAAGATATGATGTGGAGGAACAGTATGCCCAAACCACTAGGACTGACCAAGTTAACTATCCTAGTTTTGATCAATACAACTATAATGAATTCCCTCAAGAGAGGCATTATGATGTAGATCAAAGGATTCCAAGTCTCTTTGAGAATCCTATAGCTGCAGCTGATGTTATTGATAACCCTAGTCAGACTCAAAACTATGACTACAATTTTGTAGAAGTAAAACAGGAAAAAGATTATGAAGAACCTAGGCCTCTTTTTGAGAGGCGGCCCTCCAAGAAAAAAGATCATAATGAAGAAAGGAGGCAAAGTGTTGAGAGCCTGAAACTTAGACGAAGTTTGGACAATCCTATTAATTCATTATTCCCAGCCAGTGAGGAGGCTCCCCCACTGTTTGATTGTAATGCACAGTTGTCTGAAGAGGAAGACACATTTGCTGAATTAGACAGGCAGTATCATGTTGCAGTTGATCACACTTTCAATGATGATGTCTCAGCAAGGACAACTCCTGTGCCTGGACCAGAAGTCAGTGCTCCCACTGTCAAAACAGAGGTCGTCAGTCAGTTAGAAACATTTATAAAGTCACCACTTgcattattttcttcaagtGGTACAGATAAACAAGCAGAGCCCAAAACTCTTCCCAGGATTAAGCAAGAGATTATTCAATCTCCAGATTTTCCCAAAGAAAATGTGTACTCAAAGGATGCAGTTAATAATGCACAAAGATTAGAACCAATGAACTCTAAGCAAGATCAAGCACCTAGTTGTAAACCACCTGCAAAGGAGGCTGAAAAGTCAGAGCCACCAACCATAAGTAAAACGTCACAATCAAACAGTCGAAAAAGATCAATAGACCAACGACCATCGCATCGAAAAGAAAAACGCAAGAAAAGCGAATCTAGTAACACTGAACCTAAAACTTCGCACAGACACAACTCAAACATCTCGCAAGATAGACATCCTAAAGTATTGGAAAATCCCAAGCCCAGTGAAGCCCCAAAGTCTTACTATAGTATATTTAAACCTAGAGATGTTAGCACTAAGGATCAGCCGAAAGACGACAAACGAACTGACACTGCAGAAAAAGCTTACTCAGATAAATATGTCAAAAGGAAAGATACCAGGAAGTCAAAAGAGAGAGAGCCAAAAAAGAGAACCTCTAGTTCATCAagtcaaactattttaagtccTAAGGAGAGTAATAATACTAGTGTAACTACACCTACTAAAGGTGATCCTAAAACTAAGCTTAAGCCTATTGACATGTTTGTGGAGCAACCAAAAAAAGTGTCTCTGCATCAGGCACACAGAAACACTGCCCCAACCCCTGTTGTACCTCCTAAACCTGTTGAAGAAATAAAGAGCAAACAAGCAAGTGTATCTACACAAAAACAACCGCAAGTAAAACATGCTTCAACACAAGTAATCAAAAGAGTTATATCTAAAGAGACACAGACTTTTGAATCTAAAGTGGTCACAGCTAGGTTTTGTCAGACTGATAAACCCGATGTTGTGTCAATAGGTGTTCAAACCCCACGCGTTTTTGATAAAGTCAAACCTAAACCAGTAGATGCTCTTGAAAGGATGAAAGAAATTGATATGGAGATCCAAGATTTGTTACAAGAGAAATTCAAACTGTACCATAATTTAGAGTCAGGTGTTGCTTGTCCTGATGCTATGAATCTCGGAATGACTGTGGTGAATTACCATGAGGATGGCAGAGCTGATATTAAAGAAATACCATTTAGAGATAGTGTTACCCCAAATCCAGATTCAATAGCAGAAGATTTCACCAACATACCAGTGGAAGAATTAGAAGAAATAGCCTTGGAAACTGTTGAACATGAGAACCTTGATGAAACGAAGGTAGAAAAACGTAGTGCTCGCCAGAAGGCGTTGCAACAACAGAGGATGAACTCAGAAAGTCCAAGCTCTACTTGTAGCAGAAGAAGcaggaaaaaaacaaaaactccGAACATATCTTTAATAGAACAGATTATTACTGATGATAGACCTCTTGAAGATATAATATCATTAGATGATTTGGAGACTGCTTCGCCTAAACATAGGAAACGACCTCAAAGACCTCAACCAAAGAAGAAACCATCAAAGAAATCCAAACCTGTACCCAGTCCACAGCAAAAAGAATCTTACGACATTAAAGAGTGCTCGGTGCTTCTTATACAGACTGACATGACCAAGTATTTGAAGGAACTGGAAAACCAGCCTCAGTTCGAGACCAGTGTGCATATAGAAGTATTGGGTGGGAGTGACAGTTGCGGAGAGTCTTCCGAAAAGCCGAAAAGTTCTCGTAGTGCGATTGTAGAAGACAATGTGGTGAATGACTTGCAGTTTGACATGTTAGATGTGTCTGAAGATATTGTTATTGGGGAGAGCTGTGACATGAAGGATAAGCAGGCTGCGACTATAAGTGAGGATTTGATCCTGGACAACAGCCAGTCGTCGGCAGACGACGTGTTCTCGTCAGAGGCGGGCCAGCACGAGAATGAGTGCAAGACATACGACTACTCGAACGACGAGGAGTTGCGGCGAGACTCTCTCACTGTTACTGGTCATCTTGATGCTGTACTGGCCATAGAA TGCATAGAGACGGACTTCATAGCAGCATGTCTGGACGGCAACGTGTACCACTTCAGCGGCGACGGTCAGCTCTTGAACACGATGAGGGGCTCCAACCTCGCCGTCACTTGTCTTACCATAGTTAAGGAGAAATATGGGACTACGGTGTATACGGGGTCGCTGGACTCACGGATACGATATTATGATTTGGAG ACTGGTTTGGAGAAGGGTCCAGAGTGCAATGTGCTCAGTCCGATACAAACGATGGACCGCGCGTGGGACACCGTGTTCGTCGGCACCAGGACCGGCTTTGTACTGCAGTTTGAATGCaag AACAACATGCTAATACCAGTCAGTACAGTGAAGTTCTCGGAGCAAGCGATCCTAGCGCTACGAGCGATGAAGGAGGGGCCTCGTAAAGTCCTCCTGGTGGCCTCTCGTTCTGAGAACGTGACGGTAAAGGATGCTCAGACCGGCCTCCTGCTAAGAACCCTCGTGGGGCCGAAGATGACTGTGTACACGCTACTGTTTGAAGATGGGAAAGTGTACTGCGGCACTAGTAGTCATCAGATACATGTTTTTGATTATGCT AGCGGCAGTCACACGGGTTGTCACGAAGGTGGTAAAGGCGCGGTGTGCCTGCGCGCCACGGGCGGGCTGGTGTTCGCGGGCTGCTACGACGGCTGCGTGTACGTGTACCGCGAGGGAGACACGCGCCCGCTGGCACAGCTGCGCGGACCCAGTCTCATGCTGCTGTCGCTCGCCGTCGTGGGCAGCAAG ATAATAGCTGGATACAAGGATAGAAGTCTGTACATATGGaaaatacctttaaatataTTGCAAGAAATGATTTTATGA
- the LOC142981083 gene encoding dihydrolipoyllysine-residue succinyltransferase component of 2-oxoglutarate dehydrogenase complex, mitochondrial-like — MDEVVMEIETDKTALPVMSPGHGVVVKMLVKEGQAVKSQQPLFVVNVTGQAPAKAAAPAAAPAAAPAAPKPAAAAPAAAPAPVAAAAPAGKPVVVSKAAKAPAGPTAAALRIGDPTKTISGTRTEHPVPMNKMRMRIAERLKEAQNTTAMLTTFNECDMSKLMKFRKANLEAFTKKYGVKLSFMSPFLKATANALMDQPVINGVIVGKDIIYRDYVDISVAVATPRGLVVPVLRNVDSMDYPRIELAMNALAAKARGGQLTAGDMQGGTFTISNGGVFGSLLSMPIINLPQSAILGMHAIVQRPMAIAGKVEIRPMMFLALSYDHRLIDGREAVLFLRKVKSGVEDPTSILAGI; from the exons ATGGACGAGGTGGTGATGGAGATCGAGACCGACAAGACAGCTCTGCCGGTCATGTCGCCCGGCCACGGCGTCGTCGTCAAGATGCTCGTCAAGGAGGGCCAGGCTGTCAAGTCGCAGCAGCCGCTGTTCGTT GTGAACGTGACTGGTCAAGCCCCAGCTAAGGCCGCTGCGCCGGCCGCTGCCCCGGCTGCAGCACCGGCAGCTCCTAAGCCAGCAGCAGCAGCACCGGCCGCCGCCCCTGCGCCTGTTGCAGCGGCTGCTCCCGCTGGGAAGCCAGTTGTCGTTAGCAAAGCGGCTAAAGCACCTGCAGGACCTACT GCAGCGGCTCTAAGGATCGGTGACCCAACGAAGACAATATCAGGCACGCGCACCGAGCACCCCGTGCCCATGAACAAGATGCGTATGCGCATAGCTGAGCGACTGAAGGAAGCACAGAACACAACTGCCATGCTTACCACCTTCAATGAGTGTGATATGAG TAAGTTGATGAAGTTCCGCAAGGCGAATCTGGAGGCGTTCACAAAGAAGTACGGCGTGAAGCTGTCGTTCATGTCTCCGTTCCTGAAGGCGACGGCCAACGCGCTCATGGACCAGCCCGTCATCAACGGAGTCATCGTCGGCAAGGATATTATATACAG AGACTACGTGGACATATCAGTGGCAGTGGCGACACCTCGCGGTCTGGTCGTGCCGGTGCTAAGAAACGTAGATAGTATGGACTATCCGCGCATCGAACTCGCGATGAACGCTTTGGCAGCCAAAGCAAGAGGAG GTCAGCTAACAGCAGGTGACATGCAAGGCGGGACATTCACCATAAGCAACGGCGGAGTGTTCGGCTCTCTATTATCTATGCCTATCATCAACTTGCCACAGTCTGCTATCCTGGGCATGCACGCGATCGTTCAGAGACCCATGGCTATTGCTGGCAAG gttGAAATTCGTCCCATGATGTTCCTAGCGCTGTCATATGACCACAGACTGATAGACGGCCGTGAAGCGGTATTGTTTTTACGAAAAGTCAAGTCAGGAGTTGAAGACCCCACTTCCATTTTAGCCGGAATATGA
- the Rab1 gene encoding RAS oncogene family member Rab1: MNPEYDYLFKLLLIGDSGVGKSCLLLRFADDTYTESYISTIGVDFKIRTVDLDGKTIKLQIWDTAGQERFRTITSSYYRGAHGIIIVYDCTDQDSFSNVKQWLEEIDRYACDNVNKLLVGNKCDLTTKKVVDYTTANQYAEQLGIPFLETSAKNSTNVEQAFMTMAAEIKARVGPPSTGAAPVGGQVKIDQGHPIDTGKSSCC; the protein is encoded by the exons ATGAATCCAGAATA CGACTATTTGTTTAAACTCCTCCTGATTGGTGACTCTGGAGTTGGGAAGTCATGTCTGCTGCTCAGGTTCGCCGACGACACGTACACAGAGAGCTACATCAGCACTATTGGTGTGGACTTTAAAATTAGGACTGTAGATTTAGATGGCAAGAcaataaagttacaaatatGGGACACAGCTGGACAGGAGAGGTTTAGAACAATCACCTCGTCATACTACAGAGGCGCACATGGAATTATCATTGTTTATGACTGCACAGACCAG GACTCGTTCAGCAACGTGAAGCAGTGGCTGGAGGAGATCGATCGCTACGCGTGCGACAATGTCAACAAACTGCTCGTGGGCAACAAGTGCGACCTCACCACTAAGAAAGTGGTCGACTACACTACCGCCAAC CAATACGCAGAACAACTGGGCATTCCGTTCCTGGAGACGTCAGCGAAGAACTCGACGAACGTGGAGCAGGCGTTCATGACGATGGCGGCGGAGATCAAGGCGCGCGTGGGCCCGCCGTCCACGGGCGCCGCGCCCGTCGGCGGCCAGGTCAAGATCGACCAGGGACACCCCATCGACACCGGCAAGTCGTCTTGCTGCTGA